In Chloroflexota bacterium, a single genomic region encodes these proteins:
- a CDS encoding cupin domain-containing protein, whose amino-acid sequence MKQDDSVKPELVEAHEGIKVLRGGGKEFRRGWNGIQYQQGISGRNVGSKNLSINVATVPPGAIAYAHIHDGFEVMLYIVNGKVRHDFGPDLKYSVINEGGDFIYIEPGVPHEVFNIGDEPLTAFVARSTADEWDKIINYPSNYRPEDQKSEAELVTAAK is encoded by the coding sequence ATGAAACAAGATGATTCAGTCAAACCCGAACTGGTCGAAGCGCACGAGGGCATCAAGGTCTTGCGCGGCGGCGGCAAGGAGTTCCGCCGGGGCTGGAACGGCATTCAGTATCAGCAAGGCATTTCGGGCCGCAACGTCGGTTCCAAGAACCTGTCCATCAACGTGGCGACGGTTCCACCGGGAGCCATTGCCTACGCCCACATTCACGACGGCTTCGAAGTGATGCTCTACATCGTCAATGGCAAAGTCCGCCACGACTTCGGCCCCGATCTCAAGTATTCGGTCATCAACGAGGGCGGCGACTTTATCTACATCGAGCCGGGCGTGCCGCACGAGGTCTTCAACATCGGCGACGAGCCGCTCACTGCTTTCGTGGCCCGCTCCACCGCTGACGAGTGGGATAAGATCATCAACTATCCGTCCAACTATCGCCCCGAGGATCAAAAGAGCGAGGCCGAGTTGGTGACGGCGGCCAAGTAA
- a CDS encoding PhzF family phenazine biosynthesis protein gives MPKRYHFIQADVFTDKPFGGNQLAVFTDARGLTTGEMQALAREMNYSESTFVLPPEIPGAVKRVRIFTPAIEMPMAGHPTVGTTYVLAQRDDIPLAGDVTEATLQLNIGPVKVAIERRNGGIGFVWMTHREPVFGEVRTDRDRVAKALGIAAADLVEHLPIQIVSTGVPFLFVPLRSLDAARRCRVDPAALRELYSGEPVMVYMFTTETTTPDIQIHSRMFAPHVADIPEDPATGAAAGPLGAYVARYQVLPRQPEMRFIIEQGLEMGRPSQIHVEVKTQGEAIAGLRIGGQAVILGEGHIFW, from the coding sequence ATGCCCAAACGCTACCACTTCATCCAGGCCGATGTTTTCACCGACAAGCCCTTTGGCGGCAACCAACTGGCCGTGTTCACCGACGCGCGCGGGTTGACGACTGGAGAGATGCAAGCCCTCGCCCGCGAGATGAACTATTCGGAGAGCACTTTCGTCCTGCCGCCCGAAATTCCGGGGGCGGTTAAGCGTGTCCGCATCTTCACGCCCGCTATCGAGATGCCAATGGCCGGGCACCCCACCGTTGGCACAACTTACGTTCTGGCTCAACGCGACGACATTCCACTGGCGGGCGACGTGACCGAGGCGACACTGCAACTCAACATCGGCCCGGTGAAGGTGGCGATTGAACGGCGGAACGGCGGCATCGGTTTTGTATGGATGACTCACCGTGAACCAGTCTTTGGCGAAGTGCGAACGGATCGAGATCGGGTGGCGAAGGCGCTCGGCATCGCCGCCGCCGATCTCGTCGAGCACCTGCCGATTCAGATTGTTTCGACGGGCGTGCCGTTTCTGTTTGTGCCACTGCGTTCGCTGGACGCGGCCCGCCGTTGCCGGGTTGACCCGGCGGCGTTGCGCGAACTTTATTCGGGCGAGCCGGTGATGGTCTATATGTTCACCACAGAGACGACGACACCGGATATTCAGATTCACAGCCGCATGTTTGCCCCGCACGTCGCCGACATCCCCGAAGACCCGGCCACCGGCGCGGCGGCAGGGCCGCTGGGCGCATATGTGGCGCGTTATCAAGTTCTGCCGCGCCAGCCTGAGATGCGCTTTATCATTGAGCAAGGGCTGGAGATGGGCCGCCCCAGCCAGATTCACGTTGAGGTGAAGACGCAGGGCGAAGCCATCGCCGGCCTTCGCATTGGCGGGCAGGCAGTGATCCTGGGCGAAGGCCACATTTTTTGGTAG
- a CDS encoding redoxin domain-containing protein gives MSRFEALNAQVLGLSVDSVHSHRAFANVLGGLDYPLLADFHPKGEATKQYSLWRDDKGYSRRAIIIVDGDGIVRQSYIIEKGPPDVEAVLSAVKEIV, from the coding sequence CTGTCTCGGTTCGAGGCGCTCAATGCCCAGGTTCTGGGCCTCAGCGTGGACAGCGTCCACTCGCACCGCGCCTTCGCCAACGTGCTGGGCGGGTTGGATTATCCGCTCCTGGCCGACTTTCACCCGAAAGGCGAGGCGACGAAACAATATAGCCTCTGGCGAGACGATAAAGGATACAGCCGCCGGGCCATCATCATCGTGGATGGAGACGGGATCGTGCGCCAGAGCTACATCATCGAAAAAGGCCCGCCGGATGTTGAAGCCGTGCTGAGCGCGGTAAAGGAAATCGTTTGA
- a CDS encoding ornithine cyclodeaminase family protein: protein MQVLVINQSEVPQLLPMNECMAVMADALKTLGQGNAILPLRPVMWLPEKVGALGMMPSYLGDIQSFGLKVVSVFPGNHGTEYDSHQGAVMVFEAKHGRLLAIVDASSITGIRTAAVTGVATQLLAREDAGDLAILGSGVQAQTHLEAMMLARKIRRVRVWSRNADHARQFAERESKRRGLSIEVMGTVKEAVMGADIICATTASPTPILLGEWIGPGAHVNAVGSSVAFTRELDTAAVAKSKLFVDRRESTLNEAGDFLFPKKEGAIGDDHIKGEIGEILLGKVKGRESADEITLFKSLGLAIEDLASAHHVYKKALEKGVGLSVELGGSRHAA, encoded by the coding sequence ATGCAAGTTCTCGTCATCAACCAATCCGAAGTGCCGCAATTGTTGCCCATGAACGAGTGCATGGCCGTGATGGCCGACGCCCTCAAAACGCTGGGACAGGGCAACGCCATTTTGCCTCTGCGCCCGGTGATGTGGTTGCCGGAGAAAGTGGGCGCGCTGGGCATGATGCCGTCTTATCTCGGCGACATTCAATCGTTCGGGCTGAAAGTGGTCAGCGTCTTTCCGGGCAATCACGGCACGGAGTACGACTCGCACCAGGGCGCGGTCATGGTGTTTGAGGCGAAGCACGGGCGTTTGCTGGCCATCGTTGACGCAAGCTCCATCACCGGCATTCGCACGGCGGCAGTGACGGGAGTAGCCACGCAACTGCTGGCGCGGGAAGACGCGGGCGACCTGGCGATTCTCGGCTCCGGCGTTCAGGCGCAGACCCACCTTGAGGCCATGATGCTGGCGCGCAAGATTCGGCGGGTGCGCGTGTGGAGCCGGAACGCCGACCATGCCCGCCAGTTCGCAGAGCGTGAGTCAAAGCGGCGCGGCCTCAGCATTGAAGTGATGGGGACGGTGAAAGAGGCGGTGATGGGCGCGGACATTATTTGCGCCACGACGGCCTCCCCGACGCCGATCCTGCTCGGCGAATGGATCGGGCCGGGGGCGCACGTCAACGCCGTGGGGTCGAGTGTCGCTTTCACCCGCGAACTGGACACGGCAGCCGTCGCCAAGTCAAAGTTATTTGTGGATCGGCGCGAGTCGACTCTGAATGAGGCAGGCGATTTTCTGTTCCCAAAGAAAGAGGGCGCGATTGGCGACGATCACATCAAGGGTGAGATCGGCGAGATTTTGCTGGGCAAGGTGAAAGGCCGCGAGTCGGCGGATGAGATTACTCTGTTCAAGTCGTTGGGCCTAGCCATTGAAGATTTGGCCTCGGCGCATCATGTTTATAAGAAGGCGCTGGAAAAGGGCGTAGGCCTGTCCGTCGAACTGGGGGGCAGCCGCCATGCCGCTTGA
- a CDS encoding redoxin domain-containing protein, whose product MSPTLWQSKFAVTQKFGVMMTDAIIAVGQVAPDFSLPASIGQSPLSLSSLRGKTVVLAFYVLDFTDT is encoded by the coding sequence ATGTCCCCTACCCTGTGGCAATCTAAATTTGCCGTAACACAAAAATTTGGAGTGATGATGACAGATGCCATTATCGCCGTCGGGCAAGTCGCGCCCGACTTTTCGTTACCGGCCAGCATCGGCCAAAGCCCGTTGAGCCTTTCGAGCCTGCGAGGCAAAACCGTGGTGCTGGCATTTTACGTTTTGGATTTTACCGACACTTGA
- a CDS encoding branched-chain amino acid ABC transporter permease encodes MEQFLAQLPQQIVNGLTLGSVYALIALGYSMVYGILQLLNFAHGDVYMVGAFIGFGVLTALLPASGPFLPTALIIILMLVAAMIGCGLLGVGIEWFAYRPLRNAPRIAPLISALGTSILIQNAIQLTLTANFRVYKTEKIIPISAGFDLGSAHVSATRALVIISAVVLMIALTYLVRRTKLGRAMRAVAIDREAAATMGVNVDRIIVLTFFIGSALAGAAGVLTGLVFTRVWHTMGFNAGLKGFTSAVVGGIGNIPGAMLGGMLLGLVEAFSVGFIAPAFKEVITFAVLIVILLIRPRGLLGAAVIQKV; translated from the coding sequence ATGGAACAATTCCTCGCCCAACTTCCGCAACAAATCGTCAATGGCCTCACTCTGGGCAGTGTTTACGCCCTCATCGCCCTGGGTTACTCCATGGTCTACGGCATCCTTCAACTTCTTAATTTTGCTCACGGCGATGTCTACATGGTTGGCGCGTTTATTGGCTTTGGGGTGCTCACGGCGCTGTTGCCCGCGTCCGGGCCGTTCCTGCCCACGGCTCTGATTATCATTTTGATGCTGGTGGCGGCTATGATCGGTTGCGGCCTGTTGGGCGTCGGCATCGAATGGTTTGCCTACCGCCCCCTACGCAACGCGCCCCGCATCGCGCCGCTGATCAGCGCCCTGGGCACTTCCATTCTGATCCAGAACGCCATTCAACTGACTCTGACCGCCAACTTCCGCGTTTACAAAACCGAGAAGATCATTCCCATTTCCGCCGGGTTCGACCTCGGCTCGGCGCATGTTTCGGCCACCCGCGCCCTGGTCATCATCTCGGCGGTGGTGCTGATGATCGCCCTCACCTACCTGGTGCGACGCACCAAGCTGGGGCGGGCCATGCGGGCCGTCGCCATTGATCGCGAGGCGGCGGCCACGATGGGGGTGAACGTGGATCGCATCATCGTCCTCACCTTCTTCATCGGCTCGGCTCTGGCCGGGGCGGCGGGCGTCCTCACCGGGCTGGTCTTCACCCGGGTCTGGCACACCATGGGCTTCAACGCCGGACTGAAAGGATTTACCTCAGCCGTGGTGGGCGGCATCGGCAACATTCCGGGCGCGATGCTGGGCGGCATGTTGCTGGGCCTGGTCGAGGCCTTCTCCGTCGGCTTCATTGCCCCGGCCTTCAAGGAAGTCATCACCTTCGCCGTGCTCATCGTCATCTTGCTCATCCGCCCGCGCGGCCTGCTGGGCGCGGCTGTCATTCAAAAGGTGTAA
- a CDS encoding branched-chain amino acid ABC transporter substrate-binding protein, protein MKRSNKMLSLFGLLTVIALLVTACGTPPATTEAPAATQPPAPTAAPPTVAPTDVPTEAPTAVPVVEIKIAFMGPLTGGAAFLGTEQLAFARLAVEHFNSEMSGHYNATLLEEDTDITPDKAVPVAERLIADATVLGVVGPAGSGQVEATAPLFNAANLVHVSASATRPTLGKGADGNRTFNSFFRVVPNDDVQGPTDGNFIADVLGAKTVYVIDEQSSYGVALADIVQATLDAKGVTTDRASVTQNDTDFSALVTTIKGFKPDVVFMAGQVPSQGALLARQLQEQGVEAPVFGGDGFFSQKDYIDDAGGSTEGAYASVFAPDIHGVDEAADLVAAADEAFPTWGSFGPPTYVATLVVLEAAVRASEAGNMTREGVLAEVGNTDMASSILGVPVAFDEFGEVTGAQFFISQVVDGKFKQVFP, encoded by the coding sequence ATGAAACGCTCGAATAAAATGTTGTCGTTGTTCGGCTTGCTGACAGTCATCGCCCTGCTGGTGACCGCCTGTGGCACGCCACCGGCCACCACCGAAGCCCCGGCGGCCACACAGCCCCCGGCGCCCACGGCTGCCCCCCCGACTGTTGCCCCAACAGATGTTCCCACTGAGGCCCCGACCGCGGTTCCGGTTGTCGAGATCAAGATCGCCTTCATGGGGCCGCTCACCGGCGGCGCGGCCTTCCTCGGCACCGAACAGTTGGCCTTCGCCCGACTCGCAGTTGAGCACTTCAATAGCGAGATGAGCGGCCACTATAACGCAACCCTGCTGGAAGAAGACACCGACATCACGCCCGACAAGGCTGTGCCTGTGGCCGAGCGCCTGATCGCCGATGCCACCGTGCTGGGCGTCGTCGGCCCGGCTGGCTCCGGCCAGGTGGAAGCCACCGCCCCGCTGTTCAATGCCGCCAACCTCGTGCACGTTTCGGCTTCGGCCACCCGCCCCACCCTGGGCAAAGGCGCCGATGGCAACCGGACGTTCAATTCGTTCTTCCGGGTTGTGCCGAATGACGACGTCCAAGGCCCGACTGACGGCAACTTTATTGCCGACGTGCTTGGCGCCAAAACCGTCTACGTCATTGACGAGCAATCATCGTACGGTGTGGCCCTGGCCGATATTGTGCAGGCCACGCTCGACGCCAAAGGCGTGACGACCGACCGCGCTTCGGTGACTCAGAACGACACCGACTTCTCGGCGCTGGTCACCACCATCAAGGGTTTCAAGCCGGACGTGGTGTTCATGGCCGGGCAGGTTCCGTCGCAGGGCGCTCTGCTGGCCCGGCAGTTGCAGGAACAGGGCGTTGAAGCCCCGGTCTTCGGCGGCGACGGCTTTTTCTCGCAGAAAGACTACATTGACGACGCCGGCGGCTCGACCGAGGGCGCGTATGCTTCCGTCTTCGCTCCTGACATTCATGGCGTGGACGAAGCGGCCGATTTGGTTGCCGCCGCCGACGAAGCCTTCCCCACCTGGGGGTCGTTCGGCCCGCCCACCTACGTGGCGACTCTGGTGGTGCTTGAAGCCGCTGTGCGCGCCAGCGAGGCCGGCAACATGACCCGCGAGGGCGTGCTGGCTGAAGTCGGCAACACCGACATGGCTTCCTCCATTTTGGGTGTGCCGGTCGCGTTCGATGAGTTCGGCGAAGTCACCGGCGCGCAGTTCTTCATCTCGCAGGTGGTAGACGGCAAGTTCAAGCAGGTCTTCCCGTAA
- a CDS encoding NUDIX domain-containing protein — translation MAKVIQDERIGKLGKLAVGCSAAVFDSNKRKILLVRRADNGRWAVPGGYMEPGESVAEACAREVLEETGLHVRVDRLIAVYSTPHVLLEYPDGNRLQLVVLHFAAEPIEGELQLSKETTELRYFSREEIEYLNVSDMDRQRITDGFGEQTVALIK, via the coding sequence ATGGCGAAAGTAATTCAGGATGAGCGGATCGGCAAACTGGGCAAGCTGGCGGTTGGTTGTTCGGCGGCAGTTTTCGACTCCAACAAGCGGAAGATTTTGCTCGTGCGCCGCGCTGACAACGGACGCTGGGCTGTGCCTGGCGGATACATGGAACCGGGCGAAAGTGTGGCCGAGGCCTGCGCCCGCGAGGTGCTGGAGGAGACCGGCCTGCATGTTCGAGTGGACCGCCTGATAGCCGTCTACAGCACGCCGCATGTCTTGCTCGAATACCCTGACGGGAATCGTTTGCAGTTGGTGGTGTTGCACTTTGCCGCAGAACCCATTGAAGGCGAGTTGCAATTGAGCAAAGAAACGACTGAGTTGAGGTATTTTTCCCGCGAAGAGATTGAATACTTGAACGTCAGTGACATGGATCGCCAACGAATTACTGATGGGTTTGGCGAACAAACAGTTGCACTCATAAAGTAG
- a CDS encoding aldo/keto reductase — protein sequence MIYKNLGRTGLKISAVGLGCGNFGGIGSAPAFFGKGESEEEALALMDAAWEMGINWFDTANAYGGGRSETYIGNWLKAKGSRVREQLVLSSKVFNPVGDGPNDWGLSRRHILQQVEASLKRLHTDHLDMYLTHETPDPATPLDETLRALDDLVHQGKVRYIGASNMPAWLMTKALWISDKHNLYRFDWVQNNYSLLERDDEKEMLPLVADQGLGYTPFSPLAGGWLTGKYKTMSDYPTGSRMTLRPEPYLKFLKQETFDGLARLQAEAEKRGVSLSGLALAWVMSHPLVTAPIIGPRKPEHLAPVREALEVRLSGEERDVIAGLFH from the coding sequence ATGATTTACAAGAATCTTGGCCGCACCGGGCTGAAGATTTCGGCGGTGGGATTGGGTTGCGGCAACTTCGGCGGGATCGGCAGTGCGCCCGCCTTTTTTGGAAAAGGCGAGTCGGAAGAAGAAGCTTTGGCCCTCATGGACGCCGCCTGGGAGATGGGCATCAACTGGTTCGACACCGCCAACGCCTACGGCGGCGGTCGTAGTGAAACTTATATCGGGAACTGGTTGAAGGCCAAAGGATCGAGAGTCCGCGAGCAGTTGGTGCTGAGTTCCAAAGTCTTCAACCCGGTGGGCGACGGCCCGAACGACTGGGGCCTCTCGCGGCGGCACATCCTGCAACAAGTCGAAGCCAGCCTCAAGCGACTCCATACTGACCACCTCGACATGTACCTGACTCATGAAACGCCCGATCCGGCCACGCCGTTGGACGAAACGTTGCGGGCGCTGGACGACTTGGTGCATCAGGGCAAAGTGCGTTACATTGGAGCCTCGAACATGCCGGCCTGGCTGATGACGAAGGCACTGTGGATCAGCGACAAGCACAACCTGTATCGTTTCGACTGGGTGCAGAACAACTACAGCCTGCTGGAGCGTGACGACGAAAAAGAGATGTTGCCGTTGGTGGCCGACCAGGGGCTGGGCTACACGCCATTTAGCCCGCTGGCTGGCGGCTGGCTCACCGGCAAATATAAAACCATGAGCGATTACCCGACCGGCTCGCGCATGACGCTGAGGCCCGAACCGTATTTGAAATTCCTGAAGCAGGAAACATTCGATGGCCTGGCTCGCTTGCAGGCCGAGGCCGAAAAACGCGGGGTGAGCCTGAGCGGCCTGGCGCTGGCCTGGGTCATGTCGCACCCGCTCGTCACTGCGCCCATCATTGGCCCGCGCAAGCCTGAGCATCTTGCGCCGGTGCGGGAGGCGTTGGAGGTGAGGTTGAGCGGGGAGGAACGCGATGTCATCGCTGGCCTGTTTCATTGA